A genomic region of Miscanthus floridulus cultivar M001 chromosome 3, ASM1932011v1, whole genome shotgun sequence contains the following coding sequences:
- the LOC136544019 gene encoding uncharacterized protein → MAIKHNDFMKLVQGTKTLTEYLHAFNHLARYAPEFVDSEAKRITSFKRGLSPKLMKSMGNNKSVTFNEFVSDTLTQENNNNVYVASKNHKRAFKASASQAKALVAKTQFRPPAIAVRYRPPQKKNQAKTGFKKAFTVPLSKGTTGPRNSFVPPANRPCWNCGRAGHWFKNCPYPQKNN, encoded by the coding sequence atggccataaagcataATGACTTTATGAAGCTGGTGCAaggcaccaagacactcactgaatatcttcatgcatTCAATCATCTGGCAAGGTACGCTCCAGAGTTTGTTGATTCAGAAGCAAAGAGAATCAccagctttaagagagggcttagtcccaaactgatgaagtccatgggaaacaacaagagtgtcactttTAACGAGTTCGTAAGTGAtactcttactcaagagaataacaatAATGTCTATGTAGCTTCCAAAAATCACAAGAGGGCCTTTAAGGCAAGTGCCTCTCAGGCTAAAGCTCTAGTGGCTAAGACTCAGTTTCGCCCACCGGCTATAGCTGTTAGGTACCGGCCGCCACAgaagaagaatcaggcaaagactggTTTCAAGAAGGCATTTACTGTACCTCTTTCAAAGGGCACCACAGGACCAAGGAATTCTTTTGTTCCGCCAGCTAAtaggccctgctggaattgtggcaGGGCAGGTCATTGGTTCAAGAATTGTccatatcctcagaagaacaatTAG